One window from the genome of Aeromonas sp. FDAARGOS 1405 encodes:
- a CDS encoding aspartate dehydrogenase: MMKQLMMVGFGAMAREVMTLLPEDLMLKWVVVPPASVALVQAELGPAVTVLSRIEECTASPDLVVECAGQAAVREHGAAILTRGWTLGLISVGALADETLTRQLREAARQGGGTMLVLAGAIAGIDGLAAAREGGLESVTYQGRKSPQSWRGSYAERLIDLARISEPTTFFRGSAREAAMLFPANANVAATIALAGLGMDRTQVELVVDPTIGRNQHQIKACGRFGELDIAMSGFPLEANPKTSTLAALSVVRACRQCSDSLVI, from the coding sequence ATGATGAAACAACTGATGATGGTGGGCTTTGGTGCCATGGCCCGTGAGGTGATGACGCTGCTGCCTGAGGATCTGATGCTGAAATGGGTCGTGGTGCCCCCGGCCAGCGTGGCACTGGTGCAAGCCGAGTTGGGACCCGCCGTGACGGTGCTGAGCCGGATTGAAGAGTGTACGGCAAGCCCGGATCTGGTGGTGGAGTGTGCTGGGCAGGCGGCCGTGCGTGAGCACGGGGCGGCGATATTGACCCGGGGTTGGACGCTGGGGCTCATCTCGGTGGGCGCGCTGGCCGATGAGACCCTCACCCGGCAACTGCGGGAGGCCGCCCGTCAGGGGGGCGGCACCATGCTGGTGCTCGCCGGAGCCATCGCCGGGATCGATGGTCTAGCCGCCGCCCGCGAGGGGGGGCTGGAGTCGGTCACCTATCAGGGGCGCAAGAGTCCCCAGAGTTGGCGAGGGAGTTATGCCGAGCGATTGATCGATCTGGCCCGGATCTCTGAACCGACAACTTTCTTTCGCGGGTCAGCCCGGGAGGCGGCCATGCTGTTTCCTGCTAATGCCAACGTGGCTGCCACCATCGCGCTGGCCGGGTTGGGCATGGATCGTACTCAGGTTGAACTGGTTGTCGACCCGACGATTGGGCGCAACCAGCACCAAATCAAAGCGTGTGGTCGGTTTGGTGAACTCGATATCGCCATGAGCGGTTTCCCGCTGGAGGCCAATCCGAAAACCTCCACGCTGGCTGCACTGAGCGTGGTGCGTGCCTGTCGCCAATGTAGCGACAGCTTGGTTATTTAA
- a CDS encoding NAD(P)/FAD-dependent oxidoreductase, with protein MNPTISQIVIIGAGQAGAWAAYTLRQQGYQGRLSVISAEEQVFYERPPLSKQVLAGTMAPAALQLFSDEAITAMDIDWHKPVLATAINPQQRQVSLANGVTLAYDKLLIATGSRARVPVRDWLGLPHVFTLRTVEDAIRLRERLLPGKRLAILGGGWIGLEVAATARTNGVAVSLFEQASRLCARSVRPELSAFLMKLHQEQGVDVQLACGAIDLVVTDGGAVRLLREGQLLQEVDAVVVGAGAEIASELGRDAGLAVNNGLLVDEFGRTSHPDIYAAGDVAVHPTLGMCVQSWANAQNQAISVAKSMLGEPCEYREALWIWSDQYDCNIQILGTPANHASRLVERYYGEHQRSFIYLDAEGRLESMVTVNDARLMKLGKRWLKGGTLLPAGQLADITVNLMTLKP; from the coding sequence ATGAACCCAACCATCAGCCAAATTGTGATCATAGGTGCAGGGCAGGCGGGGGCCTGGGCTGCATACACCCTGAGGCAACAGGGCTATCAGGGGCGTTTGTCGGTGATCTCTGCCGAGGAGCAGGTGTTCTATGAGCGCCCCCCCCTCTCCAAACAGGTATTGGCGGGGACTATGGCCCCGGCGGCGTTGCAACTCTTTTCCGACGAGGCGATTACCGCCATGGATATCGATTGGCACAAACCTGTGCTGGCAACGGCCATCAACCCGCAGCAGCGGCAGGTAAGCCTGGCCAACGGGGTGACTCTGGCCTACGACAAACTGCTGATCGCCACCGGCAGCCGGGCCCGTGTTCCGGTGCGAGACTGGTTGGGGTTGCCCCACGTCTTTACCCTGCGCACCGTCGAAGATGCCATCCGTCTGCGTGAGCGACTGCTGCCCGGCAAGCGTCTGGCCATTTTGGGTGGCGGATGGATTGGCCTGGAGGTGGCTGCGACGGCGCGAACCAACGGGGTAGCTGTGAGCCTGTTCGAACAGGCAAGCCGGTTGTGTGCCCGCAGTGTGAGGCCCGAGCTGTCGGCGTTTCTTATGAAGCTGCACCAGGAGCAGGGGGTTGACGTTCAGCTGGCGTGTGGCGCCATTGATCTGGTGGTGACCGACGGTGGGGCAGTCCGACTGCTGCGAGAGGGTCAGTTGCTGCAGGAGGTGGACGCCGTAGTGGTGGGGGCCGGGGCGGAAATAGCCTCCGAGCTGGGCCGCGATGCGGGGTTGGCCGTCAATAATGGTCTGCTGGTCGATGAGTTCGGCAGGACATCCCACCCGGATATTTATGCCGCGGGGGATGTGGCCGTTCACCCCACGCTGGGTATGTGCGTGCAGTCTTGGGCCAATGCCCAGAATCAGGCCATCAGCGTGGCCAAGTCGATGCTGGGTGAGCCTTGCGAGTATCGGGAGGCACTCTGGATTTGGTCGGATCAATATGACTGCAATATCCAGATATTGGGCACTCCGGCCAATCACGCCAGCCGCCTGGTTGAGCGCTACTACGGGGAACATCAGCGTTCATTTATCTATCTGGATGCAGAGGGGCGACTGGAGTCCATGGTGACGGTCAATGACGCCAGGTTGATGAAACTTGGCAAACGATGGCTCAAGGGGGGGACTCTGCTGCCTGCCGGACAACTGGCTGACATCACAGTCAATCTGATGACGCTGAAACCGTAA
- the chbG gene encoding chitin disaccharide deacetylase, producing MSKRLIINADDFGLCRAQNYGIIEAFEHGVVSSTTAIVTSPAIDHAAWLAKRFPELPVGLHFMLSWGKPLTPLTSLVNEQGELNKGIWHKSEASELDLAEISGELASQYQRFVEIFGQQPTHIDSHHHVHMLPTIYPLVEAFAKAHGLPLRIDRGEIARHGLTVNHPQSCDRFDDRFYSAYGAQLTQADLLQLLDEASEQGATSLEIMCHPSFIDLEMQGSSYCQPRLNELAILTDPSLPALIAERGYRLASYRDWRS from the coding sequence ATGAGCAAGAGATTGATCATCAACGCCGACGATTTCGGCCTCTGTCGCGCCCAGAACTACGGCATCATAGAGGCGTTCGAGCACGGGGTCGTCAGCTCCACCACTGCGATTGTCACCTCCCCCGCCATCGACCATGCCGCCTGGCTGGCCAAACGCTTCCCCGAGCTGCCAGTCGGGCTGCACTTTATGCTCAGCTGGGGAAAACCGCTCACCCCGCTCACTTCACTGGTGAACGAGCAGGGTGAACTCAACAAGGGGATCTGGCACAAGAGCGAGGCGAGCGAGCTGGATCTGGCCGAGATATCCGGCGAGCTGGCGAGTCAGTATCAGCGCTTTGTCGAGATCTTCGGCCAGCAGCCGACCCATATCGACAGCCACCACCATGTTCATATGTTGCCGACCATCTACCCGCTGGTGGAGGCCTTCGCCAAAGCGCATGGCCTACCCCTTCGCATCGACCGGGGCGAAATCGCCCGCCACGGTCTGACCGTTAACCACCCGCAGAGCTGCGATCGGTTCGACGACCGCTTCTATAGCGCATATGGCGCGCAACTGACCCAGGCCGACCTGCTGCAACTGCTCGATGAGGCCAGTGAACAGGGGGCCACCTCGCTCGAGATCATGTGCCACCCCTCCTTTATCGATCTGGAGATGCAGGGCAGCTCCTACTGCCAACCCCGCCTCAACGAACTGGCTATCCTGACCGACCCGTCACTGCCCGCTCTTATCGCCGAGCGCGGCTACCGCCTTGCCAGCTATCGGGATTGGCGATCTTAA
- a CDS encoding aldehyde dehydrogenase: MVKPIYIAGEWRQGRGPVSTSYFPADGSINDQISTASVEDVAEAVEAAERAWRDPSWRHSLPHQRAAVLYRVADLIELRSEELARLQTRDNGKPLQETRGLVASAAGTARYFAAVCETLDEQLPTPRSPDFMTLSVHEPLGVVAAITPWNSPIASEMQKIAPALAGGNAVLLKPADATPLAALALARIFEEAGLPKGLLSVLPGRGSIVGEALARHPLVKKISFTGGTNTGRRLAHIAADKLIPTSLELGGKSPTIVLADANLELAAKGVVYGIFSSAGQACIAGARLFVHQSLYEAFLTRLLALTRELRIGHPEQPGIHIGPLISESHLQSVDEYVALAKAEGGQVLCGGARLTGAEYAKGSFYPPTIITGLSNQARVCQEEIFGPVLVVLPFADDAQLLQQANDSVFGLAAGIWSEDFRRAWALARRLEVGTVWINTYKKFSVSAPFGGFKESGLGREKGRQGVFAYMQQKSVYLGLGDQPNPWCN, from the coding sequence ATGGTGAAACCTATCTATATCGCGGGTGAATGGCGCCAGGGGCGTGGCCCGGTGAGCACCAGCTATTTTCCTGCCGATGGCAGCATCAATGATCAGATCAGTACTGCCAGCGTGGAGGATGTGGCAGAGGCCGTCGAGGCGGCCGAGCGGGCCTGGCGTGATCCCTCCTGGCGCCATAGCCTGCCCCACCAACGGGCCGCAGTGCTCTATCGGGTCGCGGATCTTATCGAACTGCGCAGTGAAGAGCTGGCGCGGCTGCAAACCAGAGACAACGGCAAGCCGCTGCAGGAGACCCGTGGGCTGGTCGCCAGTGCCGCCGGTACGGCCCGCTACTTTGCGGCCGTCTGCGAGACCCTCGATGAGCAGTTGCCAACTCCGAGATCGCCGGACTTCATGACCCTCAGCGTCCATGAGCCGTTAGGCGTCGTGGCCGCGATCACCCCGTGGAACTCCCCCATCGCCAGCGAGATGCAGAAGATTGCCCCTGCTCTGGCGGGGGGCAATGCGGTGCTGCTCAAGCCGGCCGATGCCACTCCGCTGGCGGCACTGGCGCTGGCCCGTATCTTTGAAGAGGCGGGGTTGCCCAAGGGGTTATTGAGCGTGTTGCCGGGACGGGGTTCCATCGTTGGTGAGGCGCTGGCTCGCCATCCGCTGGTTAAAAAGATCTCGTTCACGGGCGGTACCAATACCGGGCGACGGCTGGCCCATATCGCTGCCGACAAGCTCATCCCCACCTCGCTGGAGCTTGGCGGCAAGTCACCGACCATAGTGCTGGCGGATGCGAACCTCGAGTTGGCTGCCAAAGGGGTGGTATATGGCATCTTCAGCTCGGCAGGGCAGGCCTGCATCGCAGGGGCGCGGCTGTTTGTGCATCAGTCGTTATATGAAGCGTTTCTCACCCGCTTGCTGGCGTTGACCCGGGAGCTGCGAATTGGCCACCCTGAGCAGCCGGGGATACACATAGGGCCGCTGATCAGTGAATCCCATCTGCAGTCAGTCGATGAGTATGTGGCGTTGGCCAAGGCGGAAGGGGGGCAGGTGTTGTGCGGCGGTGCTCGCCTGACCGGCGCTGAATATGCCAAGGGCAGTTTCTATCCACCCACCATTATTACCGGTCTCTCCAATCAAGCCCGGGTGTGTCAGGAGGAGATCTTCGGCCCTGTGCTGGTGGTGCTGCCTTTCGCGGACGACGCGCAGTTGTTGCAACAGGCCAACGACAGTGTGTTTGGTTTGGCCGCCGGGATCTGGAGTGAAGATTTTCGCCGGGCCTGGGCGTTGGCGCGCAGGCTCGAGGTGGGCACTGTCTGGATCAATACCTACAAAAAATTCTCCGTCTCGGCTCCCTTCGGCGGTTTCAAAGAGAGCGGGCTTGGCCGGGAAAAGGGGCGTCAGGGCGTGTTCGCATACATGCAGCAGAAGAGTGTCTATCTGGGCCTTGGCGATCAACCCAATCCCTGGTGCAACTAA
- a CDS encoding MFS transporter, producing the protein METIKETLLMTDKPASASLFRRWSISVVLMVCVVLAFFDKISIAVLFSDPVFQHAMGIGADKTRLGWLMSSFLLAYGLSSVCLSFIGDIINPRTCLLAGVASWGILMAMMGMATSYEQLLVLRVLLGIAEGPLFALAYSIVKQCYNSGQQARASTMFLLGTPIGAALGFPITAFILHRYGWQMTFFVMAGLTLATLMVVYWGLKGVSLNSGSADGSPKKRVTWLQHFHNSQQLCKSPSFWALCLFNAALLTYLWGVNGWLPSYLIEEKGVDLASFGALSSLPFIAMLFGEIAGAFLSDKTGKRAVQVFAGLFLAGCALYLVLQLHDAVLAILALSVSTMSWGFGVSAVFALLARLTPSEVSATAGGIFNGFGNFAGSAAPVLMGYIVTRSGDFNLGLMFLVWVAVLGSLLLLPLVKKY; encoded by the coding sequence ATGGAAACCATAAAAGAAACCCTGCTGATGACCGACAAGCCCGCTTCTGCGAGCCTGTTCCGGCGATGGTCTATCTCCGTCGTGCTCATGGTGTGTGTGGTGCTGGCCTTCTTTGACAAGATCAGTATTGCAGTGCTGTTCTCGGATCCGGTGTTTCAGCATGCGATGGGCATCGGGGCTGACAAGACCAGGCTGGGCTGGTTGATGAGCAGTTTCTTGCTGGCGTATGGCCTCTCATCTGTCTGCCTGAGCTTTATCGGCGACATCATCAACCCGCGTACCTGCCTCTTGGCCGGCGTGGCCTCATGGGGAATATTGATGGCCATGATGGGTATGGCGACCAGTTATGAGCAACTGCTGGTACTACGGGTCCTGCTCGGGATTGCCGAAGGCCCGCTGTTTGCGCTGGCTTATAGCATCGTCAAACAGTGTTACAACTCGGGGCAGCAGGCCAGGGCCAGTACCATGTTTCTGCTGGGCACTCCGATAGGCGCTGCGCTCGGCTTCCCCATTACCGCTTTTATCCTCCATCGCTACGGTTGGCAGATGACCTTCTTCGTGATGGCCGGGTTGACGCTGGCGACCTTGATGGTGGTCTACTGGGGTCTGAAGGGGGTCTCACTGAACAGTGGCAGTGCTGATGGTTCGCCGAAGAAGCGGGTGACCTGGCTGCAGCACTTTCACAATAGTCAGCAATTGTGCAAGTCCCCCTCGTTTTGGGCCCTCTGTCTGTTTAATGCCGCCTTGTTGACCTATCTCTGGGGGGTGAACGGCTGGTTGCCCAGCTACCTCATCGAAGAGAAAGGGGTGGATCTTGCCTCCTTCGGCGCACTTTCGTCACTGCCCTTCATCGCCATGCTGTTTGGGGAGATAGCGGGCGCCTTCCTCTCTGATAAAACAGGCAAGCGGGCGGTACAGGTATTTGCCGGTCTGTTTCTCGCCGGATGTGCGCTCTATCTGGTATTGCAGCTTCATGACGCTGTGCTGGCGATCCTGGCTCTGTCGGTGAGCACTATGAGCTGGGGTTTTGGTGTGTCAGCCGTGTTCGCCTTGCTGGCCCGGCTCACGCCGTCAGAAGTGAGTGCGACGGCGGGGGGGATTTTCAACGGCTTTGGCAACTTCGCCGGATCTGCCGCCCCGGTATTGATGGGCTACATAGTGACCCGGAGCGGAGACTTCAATCTGGGACTGATGTTCCTGGTGTGGGTGGCCGTGCTCGGTTCGCTGCTGCTGCTCCCCCTCGTTAAAAAGTACTGA
- a CDS encoding 6-phospho-beta-glucosidase produces the protein MSEKIKVVTIGGGSSYTPELVDGFIKRYAELPISELWLVDIPAGEEKLNIIFDLCQRMIRQAGIPMTLHKTLDRREALVGAHFVTTQLRVGQLQAREKDERIPLSHGMLGQETNGAGGLFKGLRTIPVIFDIIRDVEELCPDAWLINFTNPAGMVTEAVRRHTNFRRFIGVCNIPVGMQMFVRDALQLTERDHLSMDLFGLNHLVFIGDVLVNGESRFDELLEGVADGSLTRASSVKNIFDLPFDPGFIRGLRLLPCSYLRYYFKEKEMLGIEMGEFYKGGARAQVVQQVEKKLFELYQNPELCEKPKELELRGGAYYSDAACEVISAIHNDKQSEHYVIVPHQGHVTNIPADWTVEMSCLIGRDGAIPHPRLTRFDDKVNGLVHLIKSFEIAAAKAAISGNFDDLLLAMNLNPLIHSDNDARIVARELLLAHREHLPNFAAAIDALA, from the coding sequence ATGAGCGAGAAGATCAAGGTAGTCACCATAGGCGGCGGCAGCAGCTACACCCCCGAGCTGGTCGATGGTTTCATCAAGCGCTACGCCGAGCTGCCCATCAGCGAGCTGTGGCTGGTGGATATCCCCGCTGGCGAAGAGAAACTGAACATCATCTTCGATCTCTGCCAGCGGATGATCCGCCAGGCGGGCATCCCCATGACCCTGCACAAGACCCTGGATCGCCGCGAGGCACTGGTGGGCGCCCACTTCGTCACTACTCAGCTGCGGGTCGGCCAGTTGCAGGCGCGGGAGAAGGATGAGCGCATCCCCTTGAGCCACGGCATGCTGGGGCAGGAGACCAACGGTGCAGGCGGCCTGTTTAAAGGGCTGCGCACCATTCCGGTCATCTTCGACATCATCCGCGACGTCGAAGAGCTGTGCCCGGATGCCTGGCTGATCAACTTCACCAATCCGGCCGGCATGGTGACCGAAGCGGTGCGCCGTCATACCAACTTCCGCCGCTTTATCGGGGTGTGCAACATTCCGGTCGGCATGCAGATGTTTGTGCGCGATGCCCTCCAGCTCACCGAGCGGGATCACCTCTCGATGGATCTGTTTGGCCTCAACCATCTGGTCTTTATCGGCGATGTGCTGGTCAACGGCGAATCCCGCTTTGACGAGCTGCTGGAAGGGGTCGCCGATGGCAGCCTGACCCGCGCCAGCTCGGTCAAGAACATCTTCGATCTGCCGTTCGATCCCGGTTTTATCCGCGGCTTGCGCCTGCTCCCCTGCTCCTACCTGCGTTACTACTTCAAGGAGAAAGAGATGCTGGGGATCGAGATGGGCGAGTTCTACAAGGGCGGTGCCCGGGCTCAAGTGGTGCAGCAGGTCGAGAAGAAGCTGTTCGAGCTCTACCAGAACCCCGAGCTGTGCGAAAAGCCCAAGGAGCTGGAGCTGCGTGGCGGCGCCTACTACTCCGATGCAGCCTGCGAAGTGATCAGCGCCATCCATAACGACAAGCAGAGCGAGCACTACGTCATCGTGCCCCATCAGGGCCATGTCACCAATATCCCGGCAGACTGGACGGTGGAGATGAGCTGCCTGATCGGGCGTGACGGTGCCATCCCCCACCCGCGTCTCACCCGCTTTGACGACAAGGTGAACGGGCTGGTGCACCTCATCAAGAGCTTCGAGATCGCCGCCGCCAAGGCAGCCATCAGTGGCAACTTTGATGACCTGCTGCTGGCGATGAACCTCAACCCGCTGATCCACTCCGACAACGATGCCCGCATCGTCGCCCGCGAGCTGCTGCTGGCCCACCGCGAACACCTGCCCAACTTCGCCGCCGCCATCGACGCCCTCGCCTGA
- a CDS encoding alpha/beta fold hydrolase: MMGDLVARLTDFPLQRTMLAGRQLAYRRVGQGPVLLLLHGISSGSGSWVCQLEQLAAQFTLVAWDMPGYGQSDPLPGSTPDARAYARVLHQLIIALELEQPLLLGHSLGAMVAAAYASEQPDSVRGLLLANPAQGYGRDEPEMREQIHRKRPEMLRTLGHAGLAAARGPVLLGPSASKAQLALVANSMTGLTQVGFEAASYLLAYDDIRDYLARYPAPIGVIYGEEDVITPPVGVLALAAGHGKAHCEPLPGAGHASYIDQPAAFSRAVVQLVALLTNRGG, from the coding sequence ATGATGGGCGATCTGGTCGCTCGTCTCACTGACTTCCCGTTGCAACGGACGATGCTGGCCGGGCGTCAGTTGGCCTATCGTCGGGTTGGGCAGGGGCCCGTGTTGCTGTTACTGCATGGGATCAGCTCCGGCTCCGGCTCCTGGGTGTGCCAATTGGAGCAGTTGGCTGCGCAGTTCACCCTGGTGGCGTGGGATATGCCCGGCTATGGCCAGAGTGACCCGCTGCCAGGTTCAACTCCGGACGCCCGGGCGTATGCCAGAGTGCTGCATCAGTTGATCATTGCCCTTGAGCTGGAGCAACCGCTGTTGCTGGGGCATTCGTTGGGGGCCATGGTGGCCGCAGCTTATGCCAGTGAACAACCCGATAGCGTCAGGGGGCTGCTGTTGGCCAATCCCGCACAGGGTTATGGCCGGGACGAACCTGAGATGCGGGAGCAGATCCATCGCAAGCGCCCCGAGATGTTGCGCACCCTGGGCCACGCTGGGCTCGCGGCCGCCCGTGGCCCTGTGCTGCTGGGCCCCAGCGCAAGTAAGGCCCAGTTGGCGCTGGTTGCCAACAGCATGACCGGGTTGACCCAGGTGGGCTTCGAGGCTGCTTCCTATCTGCTGGCCTATGACGATATTCGTGATTATCTGGCGCGCTATCCCGCTCCGATCGGGGTGATCTATGGCGAAGAGGATGTCATTACGCCACCCGTAGGAGTGCTGGCCCTGGCTGCCGGGCATGGCAAGGCTCATTGCGAGCCTCTGCCGGGGGCGGGTCATGCCAGTTATATCGATCAACCTGCTGCGTTTAGCCGGGCCGTTGTGCAACTGGTCGCTTTATTAACCAATCGAGGGGGATAA
- a CDS encoding thiamine pyrophosphate-binding protein produces MSNQVNVGEAIARVLEAHGVGSVYGVISIHNLPIADAIGRRERIRFVAARGEAGAVTMADAHGRFSGLGVAITSTGAGAGNGVGGLLEALNAGSPLLHLTGQVEREYLDRDASFIHETRDQLTFLKASSKAAFRINSPEQAVGVLLDAIRIATTVPMGPVSVEIPIDVQAAQITLPAELGPIAPLQLPAPAAPDLAKLVAALKTARQPLLWVGGGALACHEEVLALADLGVAVISSTHGRGILSDEHPRSLGAFHNAAAVEALMAQCDLAIVVGSRLRSNETRTYSLALPRPLYQVDAHPGAASRNYASDHFVCGDAKVVLAALRDSLQGETKVNRAFDQAISEAKGSAIAALTEQLGPYATLCGQLRQALPQDAILVRDITMSGSTWGSRLFPIWAPNTNIHSLAGAIGMGLSMAIGTAIANPTRKVVGLVGDGGLMLGVGELATMVQEQTNLVLLVMNDGGYGVMRGIQNHYFGGRQYFNQLHTPDFRALGQSIGLASWQVSDLAGFEQAIAQACALKGPALIEVKMQGIGPLNFAGPPQKKLY; encoded by the coding sequence ATGAGCAATCAAGTCAATGTGGGCGAAGCCATCGCCAGAGTATTGGAAGCCCATGGGGTTGGCTCGGTTTATGGGGTCATCTCTATCCACAATTTGCCCATCGCCGATGCCATCGGGCGACGGGAGCGGATCCGGTTTGTGGCGGCAAGAGGAGAGGCGGGGGCGGTCACCATGGCCGATGCACACGGACGCTTTAGCGGCTTGGGGGTGGCCATCACCAGTACCGGTGCCGGGGCAGGTAACGGGGTGGGAGGCTTGCTGGAGGCGCTCAACGCCGGGAGCCCGCTACTGCATCTCACCGGTCAGGTCGAGCGGGAATACCTTGATCGGGATGCCAGTTTTATCCATGAGACCCGGGATCAGCTGACATTTCTCAAAGCCAGCAGTAAGGCGGCTTTTCGGATCAACAGCCCGGAGCAGGCGGTGGGAGTGCTGCTTGATGCCATCCGGATTGCGACAACAGTCCCCATGGGGCCGGTGAGTGTCGAGATCCCCATCGATGTGCAGGCCGCGCAGATCACCCTGCCCGCCGAGCTCGGCCCGATCGCCCCCCTGCAGCTTCCCGCACCGGCTGCGCCGGATCTGGCAAAGCTGGTCGCCGCCCTGAAAACGGCCAGGCAGCCGCTGCTGTGGGTCGGCGGTGGCGCGCTCGCGTGCCATGAGGAGGTCTTGGCCCTGGCCGATCTAGGGGTCGCGGTGATCTCCTCGACCCATGGCCGCGGCATCTTGTCAGATGAGCATCCGCGCAGCCTGGGGGCGTTTCATAACGCCGCGGCGGTGGAAGCCCTGATGGCGCAGTGCGATCTGGCTATTGTGGTCGGCTCACGGTTGCGCAGCAATGAAACCCGCACCTATAGCCTGGCGTTGCCCCGTCCCCTTTATCAGGTGGATGCTCACCCCGGCGCGGCGTCGCGCAACTACGCCAGTGATCACTTCGTGTGCGGCGATGCCAAGGTGGTACTGGCGGCGCTGCGCGACAGCTTGCAGGGGGAAACCAAGGTCAATCGAGCGTTTGATCAGGCGATCAGTGAGGCCAAAGGCAGTGCCATTGCCGCGCTCACCGAGCAACTTGGCCCCTATGCCACCCTCTGTGGCCAACTGCGCCAGGCCCTGCCTCAAGATGCGATTCTGGTGCGTGACATCACCATGTCTGGCAGTACCTGGGGTAGTCGTTTGTTTCCCATCTGGGCACCGAATACTAATATTCACTCCCTGGCGGGGGCGATCGGCATGGGGCTGAGTATGGCGATCGGCACTGCTATAGCGAACCCGACGCGCAAGGTGGTGGGCCTGGTAGGGGATGGCGGCTTGATGCTGGGGGTTGGCGAGCTGGCCACTATGGTGCAAGAGCAAACCAACCTGGTCCTGCTGGTGATGAACGACGGGGGCTATGGGGTGATGCGCGGCATCCAGAACCACTATTTTGGTGGCCGTCAGTACTTTAATCAGCTGCACACCCCGGATTTCAGGGCCCTGGGTCAATCTATCGGGCTGGCCAGTTGGCAAGTGTCCGATTTGGCGGGCTTTGAACAAGCCATTGCGCAGGCTTGTGCCCTGAAGGGGCCGGCGCTGATCGAAGTGAAGATGCAAGGCATTGGCCCCCTTAACTTCGCAGGCCCCCCACAGAAAAAGCTCTATTGA
- a CDS encoding SDR family oxidoreductase, translating into MSFNVKGKVAVVTGGSSGIGLETVRLLLAEGARVAWCGRNTERLATSLAEMLASFPEDNCMAYPCDVLDKEAVTAFAAAVEARFGGTDMLINNAGQGRVSNFEQTDDEQWLAESRLKTFSVIYPIKAFLDQLTRSPCPSITNVNSLLALQPEPHMIATSAARAALLNLTHSLAHEFAAKGIRVNSILLGMVESEQWRRRFAERSEQQLSWEEWTQGIAARRGIPMGRLGKPEEPARALIFLASPLAAYTTGAALDVSGGFNRHL; encoded by the coding sequence GTGAGTTTTAACGTGAAAGGCAAGGTAGCCGTGGTAACGGGCGGCTCATCGGGGATCGGGCTGGAAACCGTGCGGTTGTTACTGGCCGAGGGGGCACGAGTTGCCTGGTGTGGGCGCAATACCGAGCGTTTGGCTACCTCGCTGGCCGAGATGTTGGCCAGCTTTCCCGAGGACAACTGCATGGCTTACCCGTGCGATGTACTCGATAAAGAGGCGGTGACGGCCTTTGCTGCGGCGGTCGAGGCCCGTTTTGGCGGTACCGACATGTTGATCAACAACGCCGGTCAGGGACGTGTCTCCAACTTTGAGCAGACCGACGATGAGCAGTGGTTGGCAGAGAGCCGGCTGAAAACATTCAGTGTCATCTATCCCATCAAGGCTTTTTTGGATCAGCTGACGCGCTCGCCATGCCCCTCCATCACCAATGTCAATTCGTTGCTGGCATTACAGCCAGAGCCACACATGATTGCGACCTCGGCCGCTCGGGCCGCCCTGTTAAACCTGACCCACTCATTGGCTCATGAGTTTGCCGCCAAGGGGATCCGGGTTAATTCCATCTTGCTCGGCATGGTGGAGTCGGAGCAGTGGCGTCGCCGCTTTGCCGAACGCAGCGAGCAACAGCTGAGTTGGGAGGAGTGGACACAGGGGATCGCTGCACGCAGGGGCATACCCATGGGACGGTTGGGCAAACCCGAAGAGCCTGCCCGTGCGCTGATTTTTTTGGCCTCGCCACTGGCGGCCTATACCACCGGGGCAGCGCTCGATGTCTCGGGTGGCTTTAACAGGCACCTCTAG
- a CDS encoding cupin domain-containing protein → MNAKFATWNKPADKSLGEWLDSRIARFSTRRYDFDALKFQADYDPKYRRAQMRYMGTGATGVQSDSNTVPSEHFTFSTMVLPAQCEGPLHLHDDVEEVFFMLRGSITLFVEFEGEKFETQLNERDLISIPPGIYRGLLNHGEEDALMCVMLGASKPTTPTYPDTHPLSKIKRVS, encoded by the coding sequence ATGAACGCGAAATTTGCCACCTGGAATAAACCCGCTGACAAGAGTCTGGGAGAGTGGCTGGATAGTCGCATCGCCCGCTTTAGCACCCGTCGCTATGACTTCGATGCCCTGAAATTCCAGGCTGACTATGACCCTAAATATCGCCGTGCCCAGATGCGTTATATGGGCACGGGGGCCACAGGGGTACAGAGCGACAGCAATACCGTCCCCTCCGAGCATTTCACTTTCTCTACCATGGTGCTGCCTGCCCAGTGTGAAGGGCCGCTGCATCTCCATGACGATGTAGAAGAGGTGTTTTTCATGCTGCGTGGCTCGATAACCCTGTTCGTCGAGTTCGAAGGGGAAAAATTTGAGACCCAACTTAATGAGCGGGATCTTATCTCCATTCCGCCGGGAATTTATCGTGGTCTGCTGAACCATGGTGAGGAGGATGCACTGATGTGCGTGATGCTGGGGGCCAGCAAGCCGACCACGCCCACCTACCCGGACACCCACCCGTTATCCAAGATCAAGCGGGTCTCATGA